In Halobacillus amylolyticus, the following proteins share a genomic window:
- a CDS encoding manganese catalase family protein, which translates to MFSHVKELQYNAKPSQPDPVYAKKLQEILGGQYGEMSVMMQYLFQGWNCRAESKYKDMILDIGTEEIAHVEMIATMIAQLLDGAPAHDQEQGAKDPAVEAVLGGMNPQHAIVNGLGAQPNDAAGYPWNARYTIASGNMLADFRANLNAESQGRLQVVRLYEMTTDPGVRDMLSFLIARDKMHQNQWMAAIEELEQTQGAVVPSTFSTEHEIQDVAYSFMNFSEGEESSTGRWANGASLDGKGTFEYVQNPGANGQKPELKPSPAYIHGTPPLDMRIMQNGGGIQPNQQ; encoded by the coding sequence ATGTTCTCACACGTTAAAGAACTTCAATATAATGCCAAGCCTTCTCAGCCAGATCCAGTATATGCGAAAAAATTACAAGAAATACTGGGCGGCCAGTATGGTGAAATGTCCGTTATGATGCAATACCTTTTCCAAGGATGGAACTGTAGAGCAGAGAGCAAATATAAAGATATGATCTTAGATATTGGTACAGAAGAAATCGCCCATGTCGAAATGATTGCCACCATGATTGCTCAATTACTCGACGGCGCTCCAGCTCATGATCAGGAGCAAGGAGCAAAAGATCCTGCCGTTGAGGCGGTCCTCGGAGGAATGAATCCTCAACATGCCATCGTCAACGGACTTGGAGCTCAGCCAAACGATGCGGCGGGGTATCCATGGAATGCTCGTTATACGATTGCGAGTGGCAACATGCTAGCAGATTTCAGAGCTAACTTGAATGCGGAGTCGCAAGGACGTCTTCAAGTTGTTCGTCTATATGAAATGACGACAGACCCTGGCGTCAGGGACATGCTTTCTTTCCTAATTGCCAGAGATAAGATGCACCAAAACCAGTGGATGGCTGCGATTGAGGAGTTAGAACAGACGCAAGGAGCGGTCGTGCCGAGTACCTTCAGTACTGAACATGAGATACAAGATGTCGCATACTCGTTTATGAACTTCTCTGAAGGTGAAGAAAGTAGCACAGGACGTTGGGCTAATGGTGCTTCGTTGGATGGAAAAGGAACATTTGAATATGTTCAAAACCCCGGGGCTAACGGTCAAAAACCAGAACTTAAACCGTCCCCGGCCTATATTCACGGAACGCCGCCGCTAGATATGAGGATCATGCAGAATGGCGGAGGAATTCAGCCTAATCAGCAGTAG
- a CDS encoding spore coat protein yields MQLASHELHDLTELTMGCYNTIGCMAGFIQQAQDPELKDMLTRQFPLHVADYNLKVEFLQSQTTPDINKFQPDQPVRKLSDFTTGTVPFQPGQPRTEIQTHNDREIATAYLLNQKGSAKNYGAAAVECANPDLRHFLEKAFLNSNRHAYETWQYMVQKGYYPLMPAPQESVQDMAGFFTPVPMQ; encoded by the coding sequence ATGCAGTTAGCTTCACATGAACTACATGACTTAACAGAATTAACGATGGGCTGCTATAACACAATTGGTTGTATGGCAGGATTTATTCAACAGGCACAGGACCCAGAGCTTAAGGATATGCTCACACGTCAATTTCCGTTACATGTAGCAGATTACAACTTAAAGGTTGAATTTTTACAAAGTCAAACAACTCCAGACATTAATAAATTCCAGCCGGATCAACCGGTTAGAAAGCTTTCTGACTTTACAACTGGAACCGTACCTTTTCAGCCTGGTCAACCACGAACAGAGATACAAACGCATAACGATAGGGAGATTGCTACAGCTTACCTGTTAAATCAAAAAGGCTCAGCAAAAAACTACGGCGCTGCAGCCGTTGAGTGTGCCAATCCTGACTTGCGCCACTTTTTAGAAAAGGCATTTCTGAATAGTAATCGCCATGCTTATGAAACATGGCAGTACATGGTGCAAAAAGGATACTATCCTTTAATGCCTGCACCACAGGAAAGTGTTCAGGATATGGCTGGCTTTTTCACTCCTGTTCCTATGCAATAA